From Electrophorus electricus isolate fEleEle1 chromosome 8, fEleEle1.pri, whole genome shotgun sequence, the proteins below share one genomic window:
- the tap2a gene encoding antigen peptide transporter 2a, translating to MRRYLVFAFTICTDFFMLYMLDFVDTCLRCRQRSLDGTDKLVRQWVKSVLRWALLYTASIFYTDLRGSVAKRWILTHCFIGPMYETGRLALFGNYPLAKFDMWLVGSVAAALGCLFWEMLFPDSNGESNGKERKQKARVLFMRVIHLYQPDYLLLIGASVFLALAVLCEMFIPLYTGKLIDILRVDYHWEEFRAAIIFMTLYSFGSSFSAGCRGGLFMCAIGSFICRVKLQLFSSLVKQEIGFFETTKTGDITSRLSTDTTLMARAVALNVNILLRTLIKILGMLYLMFSLSWKLTLLVLMETPLTGLLQNIYDTHYQRLSKEVQDSIARANDAASEAVSGIRTLKSFNTEQSESHRYNDRLMNTHKLKTQRDTVRAVYLLLRRLIELGVNVAMLHYGRLFIQYGQMSTGNLVSFILYQSNLGNNIRTLIYIFGDILNSVGAAGKVFEYLDRTPEVNSDGILQPEELKGHVCLQNLTFSYPTRSDLSVLKDFSLELKPGQMTALVGKSGGGKSTCVSLLQRFYQPQQGQILLDRQPLENYQHKYLHSKIVAVGQEPVLFCGTVRENIAYGLPHCSDERVEEAARKANAHDFICQLQKGYDTDVGEQGSLLASGQKQRIAIARALIRQPQVLLLDEITSFLDTESEQMVQQALANCPNQTLLVIAHRLKTIERADQIVLIDQGRVLEQGTHQELMKKRGHYFKLKNRLFTEESTHSEIS from the exons ATGCGGAGATATTTGGTGTTCGCTTTCACTATATGTACGGATTTTTTCATGCTCTATATGCTGGATTTCGTAGACACATGTTTGAGGTGTCGACAAAGGAGTTTAGACGGTACTGATAAACTGGTAAGACAATGGGTTAAGTCAGTACTGCGATGGGCACTGCTATACACTGCATCTATCTTCTACACAGACTTGAGAGGGTCGGTGGCGAAGCGCTGGATTTTGACCCACTGTTTCATTGGTCCGATGTACGAAACTGGTCGCTTAGCTCTTTTTGGAAACTATCCGCTAGCGAAGTTTGATATGTGGTTGGTTGGTAGCGTCGCTGCTGCCTTGGGGTGCTTGTTTTGGGAGATGCTTTTTCCTGACTCTAACGGAGAAAGTAACGGAAAagagaggaaacagaaagcCAGGGTGCTCTTTATGAGAGTGATCCATTTATACCAACCTGACTACCTGTTATTGATTGGAGCATCGGTCTTTCTAGCGTTAGCTGTTCTCT gcGAGATGTTCATTCCACTATACACGGGAAAACTGATTGACATCTTACGTGTCGATTACCACTGGGAGGAGTTCCGAGCGGCAATAATATTCATGACGTTGTACTCATTTGGAAG CTCGTTCAGTGCAGGCTGCCGAGGAGGCCTCTTCATGTGTGCTATTGGCAGCTTCATTTGTAGAGTAAAGCTTCAACTCTTTAGCTCCCTGGTCAAGCAGGAAATTGGATTTTTTGAGACCACAAAGACAG GAGACATCACATCCAGACTATCCACAGACACCACTCTGATGGCTCGAGCTGTAGCTCTAAATGTGAACATCCTTCTACGGACTTTGATTAAGATCCTTGGCATGCTGTACCTGATGTTCAGTCTTTCCTGGAAGCTTACACTACTGGTGCTGATGGAGACACCTTTGACTGGCCTGTTACAAAACATATATGATACTCACTACCAG AGACTATCAAAGGAGGTTCAGGACTCCATAGCTAGAGCAAATGATGCTGCGAGTGAGGCAGTGTCTGGCATTAGGACACTTAAAAGCTTTAACACAGAGCAGAGTGAGTCCCATCGTTATAATGACCGGTTGATGAATACTCATAAACTAAAGACCCAGCGGGACACAGTCAGGGCAGTGTACCTACTACTGAGAAGG CTGATAGAGTTGGGAGTGAATGTGGCTATGCTACACTATGGCAGGTTGTTTATCCAGTATGGTCAGATGAGCACAGGAAATCTGGTCTCATTCATCCTTTACCAGTCAAACCTTGGGAACAACATCAGG ACTTTGATTTACATATTTGGAGACATTTTGAACAGTGTGGGTGCAGCAGGGAAGGTGTTTGAGTACCTGGACCGCACGCCTGAAGTGAACTCTGATGGGATCCTGCAACCAGAGGAGCTGAAGGGACATGTCTGCTTACAGAACCTCACCTTCTCCTATCCAACACGTTCTGACCTCAGTGTGCTGAAG GACTTCTCTCTGGAGCTGAAGCCAGGTCAGATGACTGCCTTGGTAGGGAAGTCTGGTGGGGGCAAAAGCACATGTGTCAGTCTACTGCAGAGGTTCTACCAGCCTCAACAAGGGCAGATCTTACTAGATAGACAGCCTCTGGAGAACTACCAACACAAGTACTTGCACAGCAAG ATTGTTGCAGTGGGTCAAGAGCCTGTTCTTTTCTGTGGTACGGTGCGAGAAAATATTGCCTATGGCCTACCACATTGCTCAGATGAGAGAGTTGAAGAGGCAGCCCGCAAAGCCAATGCCCACGACTTCATCTGCCAGCTACAAAAAGGTTATGACACAG ATGTAGGTGAACAAGGAAGTCTTCTCGCTAGTGGTCAGAAGCAACGCATTGCCATTGCCAGAGCTCTGATCAGACAGCCACAGGTTCTCTTACTGGATGAGATCACCAGCTTTCTGGACACTGAGAGTGAACAGATG GTCCAACAAGCCTTGGCCAACTGCCCAAATCAGACCTTACTTGTGATTGCGCATAGACTGAAGACCATCGAGAGGGCAGACCAGATAGTTTTGATTGACCAGGGGAGAGTGCTAGAACAAGGCACTCACCAAGAATTGATGAAGAAAAGGGGTCATTACTTTAAACTGAAAAACAGGCTGTTTACTGAAGAGTCCACTCACAGTGAGATCTCTTAG